A part of Salmo trutta chromosome 15, fSalTru1.1, whole genome shotgun sequence genomic DNA contains:
- the LOC115149564 gene encoding zinc finger protein 2 homolog, giving the protein MHQRIHTLEKPYSCTQCGKSFDTSSRLNVHQKTHTGDKPYTCDRCGKSFTRLSSLISHQRIHAGEKPYSCDECGKRFVQSCELKIHQRTHTGEKLYSCTQCGKSFVQSCELKIHQRTHTGEKSYSCTECGKSFVQSCELKIHQRIHTGEKTYSCIQCGKSFVQSGELKIHQRTHTGKKPYSCDECGKTI; this is encoded by the exons AtgcatcagagaatccacacactagagaaaccttatagctgtactcaatgtgggaagagttttgataCATCTAGCCGTCTTAATGTacaccaaaaaacacacacaggagacaaacCTTATACCTGTGAtcgatgtgggaagagttttactcggctaagcagcctgatatcacaccagagaatacacgcaggagagaaaccatatagctgtgatgaatgtgggaagagatttgttCAATCTTGTGaactgaagatacaccagagaacacacacaggagagaaactttatagctgtactcaatgtgggaagagttttgttcaatcttgtgaactgaagatacaccagagaacacacacaggagagaaatcttatagctgtactgaatgtgggaagagttttgttcaatcttgcgaactgaagatacaccagagaatacacacaggagagaaaacttATAGCTGtattcaatgtgggaagagttttgttcaatctggagaactgaagatacaccagagaacacacacaggaaagaaaccatatagctgtgatgaatgtgggaaga CAATCTGA